The Dehalococcoidia bacterium genome window below encodes:
- a CDS encoding ribbon-helix-helix domain-containing protein — MNGIESMMKETMRTHVHVPRDLVEAIDRVAGKRKRSEFVTEALREKLARERQKEALAATAGALAAADYPEWATPEKTSQWVHDLRRAADAHTGEKLRGSSRA, encoded by the coding sequence ATGAATGGAATCGAGTCGATGATGAAAGAAACCATGCGCACGCATGTGCATGTTCCGCGCGACCTGGTCGAGGCGATCGACCGGGTCGCGGGCAAGCGCAAGCGCAGCGAATTTGTGACCGAGGCTCTGCGCGAGAAGCTCGCGCGCGAACGGCAGAAGGAAGCGCTGGCCGCCACCGCCGGGGCGCTGGCTGCTGCCGACTACCCCGAGTGGGCCACGCCGGAAAAGACCTCGCAGTGGGTGCATGACCTGCGCCGTGCCGCTGATGCGCACACCGGCGAGAAGCTGCGCGGCAGCTCCCGCGCATGA